GGTTTTCTTTGCGTTAAAAcaatgacgacgacgacgaaaCAAATAAATTTGGGTAATGCAGTTGCGTAAGAGTTGGGGTAATGCAGGTACATGAGAAACCTTTCTGACTTTGTTGGTGTTGCCATTTCTTCTTAAAGTTTTCTAGTGGATCTGCTCTTGAAGGCTGCGTACCCGCTTTTGTACTAGTTTAAGAGTGGATTTTGAAGATTTCTATCAAATATCAGTTattgtttccttttcctttctttttttgggtttcttaTTAGGTAGTTTTTTTCTAATAGCAACCTGAAGTTAGGTGCCTGCAGGGTTTTCACTCACTGGCTTTGTGTCCGACTCTCTATGAAAGATCATATTCTGATAATTTGAGAGTTCTTGATTTTCATCGACTTCTCTTGTCTGGCTAACATTTCACATATCACCTTCAGATTGGATAAGTGCAAGGGAAGAGTTaagaattgaaatatttaagaatGTAGGGTCATATTAGCATGCAATCATATCTCTGCTATAACAGCACAGCAGAAAATTGGCTCTCCAACCTTCTAGAGCTTGAGTCTCGTCTTTTTCGCCGCCTATAACAGCACAGCAGAAAACTTTCTCCGTGCACTCCTATTGCTATTGTCATCATGCTTGCCATGTTACAAGATGGGACTGGGAATCCAGAAATAGCACATATAATCTTGCTGGACTAGTATATGAAACAGTGGGGTGGGGGGCAACACACCTGTTCTTGCCTCTATCTATTGCCATTTTAATAATTCTGAAGGCCAAAGCTTTGTTTCTAGTCAACGAGCATGCTCAGTGACGTTACCACCCCATTAATTATATCGTTTGGAGCCTGACAAGACAAATACAGATTCAATTCTCCTTTATTTACAACGAAAATACTCCCACTTGGTGCCTCAGGTATCTCTTTTTCGTCTGGTATTTTCTGATTCATGGATCCAGCAAATGCTTCCCGCGTCTTATTAAATATTGCACAGAAATCCGAGAGCACATAGCATAATATAACCTAGTCTTCTCACGACACCAATAACATTGATAATCCATAACCTTTCTCCCACCTTGATTTATAGGCATGGCTAATCAAATGTCTCCTGATGCTTTCTGATTTTCATGTCCACGTATATATAActacaaaacacacacacacacacacacacacacacacaaccatAAACTAATTATAAATGGTGAGGTGACCTCATTTATGTCATTCTCAAGCACGATGCGTCTCCCTCGTAAGCTTTTAAAGAAGAACGATGAATTCTCCACCTCTTTTATGACCTTTAAAAAAGTTGTGCTTTTTGCCTGTccttttgttactttttttctCCTGGTGAAGGTATCGTATGGCGCATGCATTGCAGAAGATGAAGGTAAGCTTTCATTTTTGATGGACAATGACCCTTTAACTAACAGGAAGAGGAAATTCGATCATGAGACCAGACTCTGTCATCAACTGGACACTTACATCCATAACCCATTTGCATAAGTTACATCTCGAAGATGCCCAAATTACACTCAACATTGCTAATTAATATCGAAGAAAAGCCAAAGATTGATTCGGGCTAGCATAAAACAAAATGCTAAAACAATAGGGacatacaaagagagaaaaaaaaaaaaaaaaccctttctgCTTGGCTTCTACCatgtttttcttgaatatttttttgactgTTTTGgaacaaaacagaaaagataGAGAAAATAGGGTTTTTTCATGGGCAAAACCTCTCTTAAGAACTTATTACAGTATGATTTAGCTTGTAATAATTAAGCTtataaattaaggaaaaaaagaaaaagaagaaaacaagaagaagaagaaagggaatgGAATGTTCCTGGTTTAACTAATTacttcttctcctctttcttttctcccttcttttcctctttcttctcctccttcttcacttctttcttttcttctttcttctctacTTTTGCAGGTCCAACTGAGATTATGTCGACTTTCGCTACTTTCTTCAGCCTTTTCACCACTGCCACTGTATCCATCTGACCTATCACTGTTAGCTTCTGATCTTTTAGATCTGCTGCTATGGAATCAACTCCTGACGTTTATGTTCAAAAAAACTTGTTAAGCTCTGCTTTAACCTGTCTCGCCaactccaaaaaataaatacagacaggaaaaaaaaaaaagagagaaagggaaATACCATAAATATCAGCAGCAGCTTCTATAGCTTTCTGCTTTGTCTTAACATCAGTCATGGTCAATACCTTCAACACCACCTTCTGCTACAAATTAGGAAATTAAAGagagctttttaaaaaataaggacaaTATCAACATGTATTGgacatgaaaataaagaagaactACAAGGTACCTGAGCCATTAGAAGAGAGGATTGAAGAAGAGAAGTATGAATACTTCAATAATTTGCGGTGAGCTTTGTATATAAAGGGTTTGAAGATGTGAACAGTAGTGCTCCTATTTGTTTGTACTCTACAGGTGAAGGTGGTGGGTGACTACATGCAGATATATTTGTGTAGATCCCTGACACTTtttgacaaaattgaaaaagttaGCGTGATGGAAAAGTTTGAGCCACTTGATTGTTTGAATTTGTCATTGTAtgttattttccttctttttaaaaaaatattc
The genomic region above belongs to Populus alba chromosome 12, ASM523922v2, whole genome shotgun sequence and contains:
- the LOC118060504 gene encoding heavy metal-associated isoprenylated plant protein 39 isoform X2, translated to MAQKVVLKVLTMTDVKTKQKAIEAAADIYGVDSIAADLKDQKLTVIGQMDTVAVVKRLKKVAKVDIISVGPAKVEKKEEKKEVKKEEKKEEKKGEKKEEKK
- the LOC118060504 gene encoding heavy metal-associated isoprenylated plant protein 39 isoform X1, which produces MAQQKVVLKVLTMTDVKTKQKAIEAAADIYGVDSIAADLKDQKLTVIGQMDTVAVVKRLKKVAKVDIISVGPAKVEKKEEKKEVKKEEKKEEKKGEKKEEKK